A window of Lytechinus pictus isolate F3 Inbred chromosome 7, Lp3.0, whole genome shotgun sequence contains these coding sequences:
- the LOC129264215 gene encoding transforming growth factor beta-2 proprotein-like, translating to MFSSISTPCTRCLLASWLGLAVLSLTFDGLGAGGQCKFDLQEYQERRIAAIKGQILSKLGLTALPTDDGPEEVDKRTMDLYNLTVSLLEEKYQNERQQCQGLAGSSDDYFAQLPILYGIVETEIEKVSIDIGNYATVKKLSKFFRFDLTSFEDDSQGDEVSEAEFRLYQVPNEMKDTEQQIDLFQLIPSYNSTEEPTRRFLTSWTVSTTREGWLAHDVTDVVREWVADPESNLGFEVNLNCGDYLLGPVTTTPAAITKDQHKLHVLFADPRGTFPSMDNGRGDGNPRGEGFPSINHPRLVVMAPANHSKGGESNSVRRRRSASYSSSQCDQNSPNCCLRPLLINFRRDLKWNWIRQPRVYSPNFCAGSCPYILSADTSHASVLSLYKHLNPDASPSPCCSPHSFRPLTILFYNRGRPEIRQLNNMIIESCRCS from the exons ATGTTTTCATCAATCAGTACGCCATGCACACGATGCCTTTTGGCGTCATGGCTTGGCTTAGCAGTTCTTTCCCTGACTTTCGACGGTCTTGGTGCCGGTGGACAATGTAAGTTTGATCTCCAGGAGTATCAGGAAAGGAGGATCGCTGCCATCAAGGGACAAATACTCAGCAAACTTGGTCTTACTGCCCTACCAACAGATGACGGCCCAGAGGAGGTTGATAAACGAACAATGGATTTATATAATCTAACGGTATCACTGCTTGAggagaaatatcaaaatgagaGGCAACAATGTCAGGGGTTAGCAGGATCCAGTGATGACTATTTCGCGCAATTGCCCATCTTATACGGCATAGTGGAAACTGAAATTGAAAAGG TATCAATAGATATCGGAAATTATGCAACAGTTAAGAAACTTTCCAAGTTTTTCCGATTCGACCTCACGTCTTTCGAAGATGACAGTCAAGGGGACGAAGTGTCCGAGGCCGAGTTTAGACTTTACCAGGTTCCTAATGAAATGAAGGATACTGAACAGCAAATCGACCTTTTTCAACTCATACCCTCATATAACAGTACAGAAGAACCTACCAGGAGATTTTTGACAAGTTGGACTGTATCAACCACCAGAGAAGGATGGCTCGCTCATGACGTCACTGATGTCGTCAGAGAATGGGTAGCTGACCCAG aaTCAAACCTTGGATTCGAAGTGAATCTAAACTGTGGAGACTATCTACTGGGACCCGTTACTACAACGCCTGCTGCTATTACGAAAGATCAACATAAACTGCACGTCTTGTTCGCAG ATCCAAGAGGAACCTTTCCAAGTATGGACAATGGACGTGGTGATGGTAACCCCAGAGGAGAAGGATTCCCCAGTATTAATCATCCTAGGTTAGTTGTCATGGCACCAGCTAACCACTCAAAGGGAGGCGAAAGCAACAGCGTCAGACGGCGTCGAAGCGCTTCATACAGCAGTTCTCAGTGCGACCAGAACTCGCCCAACTGCTGTCTTCGCCCGCTCCTTATCAACTTCCGGCGTGACCTGAAGTGGAACTGGATCCGTCAGCCTCGCGTCTATTCACCGAACTTCTGCGCAGGGTCTTGTCCGTACATCCTGAGCGCAGACACATCCCATGCGTCTGTCCTGTCGCTTTACAAACATCTTAATCCAGATGCTAGTCCCTCGCCATGCTGTTCCCCTCACTCCTTCAGACCTTTGACCATCCTATTCTACAACAGAGGAAGACCAGAGATCAGGCAACTCAATAACATGATTATAGAATCTTGTAGATGTAGCtag